One region of Planctomycetia bacterium genomic DNA includes:
- a CDS encoding DUF1559 domain-containing protein, whose protein sequence is MNHLDNRRAFTLIELLVVIAIISLLMALLLPAIQKVRATADKMICGSNMHQLVIALHHYHNDHNKFPLAYTDVTSPEAWHNWMAYTLPYVEGQNLAKDYNTSLPWWVGTNRDIVIKRIKLVQCPSTPNPDRIQDKPETTPPNKTGSCGDYFAVAGVHPDINTSLPPTQQFNITTDLRGVICWYDSAVNKQNRIADVRDGTANSFIIGECAGREDVYRGRMFYPVNYTSTPRVRARGGAWATTDNAYMIGSRKAWDVAFGPIPGEIKINNSNEWGHCFYSFHPTGANFAFADGSVRFLGESTSLWTLGALSTRSGGEVVVNQE, encoded by the coding sequence ATGAACCATTTGGACAACCGACGGGCATTCACTCTGATCGAACTACTCGTTGTAATAGCTATTATTTCGCTTCTGATGGCGTTGCTTTTGCCAGCCATTCAGAAAGTAAGAGCTACAGCAGACAAAATGATATGTGGCAGCAACATGCACCAGTTGGTTATTGCCTTGCACCATTACCACAATGACCATAACAAATTTCCGCTCGCCTACACCGACGTGACATCGCCTGAAGCCTGGCATAACTGGATGGCCTACACTCTGCCTTATGTTGAAGGGCAGAACCTGGCGAAAGACTATAACACCAGCCTTCCCTGGTGGGTTGGCACCAATCGGGATATTGTCATCAAGCGTATTAAACTGGTTCAGTGTCCTTCAACTCCAAACCCGGATCGTATTCAGGATAAGCCTGAAACAACTCCGCCCAACAAAACGGGCAGTTGTGGCGATTACTTTGCAGTAGCGGGTGTTCATCCCGACATCAATACTTCTCTGCCTCCCACGCAACAATTTAACATCACTACGGATCTTCGCGGAGTGATTTGCTGGTACGATTCAGCAGTCAACAAGCAGAACCGCATTGCTGATGTGCGTGATGGCACAGCCAACTCGTTTATCATTGGTGAATGTGCAGGCCGAGAAGATGTGTATCGTGGACGAATGTTTTATCCAGTTAATTACACTAGCACTCCACGTGTTCGTGCCCGTGGCGGCGCCTGGGCAACCACCGATAATGCCTACATGATTGGTTCACGCAAGGCTTGGGATGTTGCTTTCGGCCCAATCCCCGGTGAAATCAAAATCAACAATTCCAACGAGTGGGGGCACTGCTTCTATAGTTTTCATCCAACCGGCGCCAACTTCGCATTCGCTGATGGTTCAGTGAGATTCCTGGGTGAATCGACCAGCTTGTGGACATTGGGAGCGTTATCAACCCGTTCAGGCGGTGAAGTTGTGGTGAATCAAGAATGA